In one window of Coralliovum pocilloporae DNA:
- a CDS encoding glycosyltransferase: MINFKSYYDLSKDIAANVQHLPQVDIVVGIPKSGVIPAVIIASFLNVEYIDIDSFIFSNVKRKGVRRNNSQPEAKSRVLIVDDSINTGNQMRIIQSRLVEFQDRFDFVFCAVYGVSSETPADIGSLVLSIVPQPRVFQWNYRNHIIAESCCFDMDGVLCVDPPEEKNDDGPLYRDYILNAPPLFIPKKKISAIVTSRLERYRKETVEWLDKAGVQYGELIMLDLPTAEERRRLRAHAPFKAEVYSGRDELLFVESNWKQTKAIALATDKPVLCTENDAFLSGKAHVSSLDKNGQLFSYDQINIEQELRTEVADLSERLSMAVPELERELGSLLKDKPHKKQRVANAFAKERTLKKVLKSSKEKVPPLKSKGETMRVLMISRSFDPKVGAGAAMSSQRLRGCLQQHGLEVISLSLENIAPARNAKAAQPIKGTNIGYWASYQDLDHSAKLRNRIDLIDPDVIILGAVDSGILTVADLALINKPIVWIARDNWSHTGGCLFKLEPEAVLTASNVNEQFLGSLICDQYKSGCRSCPAFNHNEDSPRAALQYQLKKIFLEYRKDIVFAPISSWLHKFMEDAPLTADHKIITINNPIDLQTVRKLPSDKTTLRHKLGLPADKKIVLLNAHRLENPRKGFQVILDQLPRTKSLSDVLFVVMGSLKKSEIPSELRHQFHAFDFISDEQIKLEIYNSVDAVVVPALQESLSVVASDAIATGVPVIAFDGSGLTDLVEHKKNGWLAPAFDARELFNGLQWVLFEADAAQLQEACLAKAKAVLSSDVNTKKVIAACEEAIKQHKELSYNSDFAEMLSDILNEFNEISLFEHQARRYVEKQLKGNAPVAAPKPPVQSGKLHYGFLGWRRVFIPFIRRVVKKHGKPGDLEAFGKDPVGFMYRLKSPKYVKIREILFPQ; encoded by the coding sequence ATGATAAATTTCAAAAGCTACTATGATCTGTCAAAAGATATCGCTGCAAATGTACAGCACCTTCCCCAGGTCGATATTGTCGTCGGAATTCCAAAATCAGGTGTCATTCCTGCCGTTATCATCGCTTCATTTCTGAACGTTGAATATATTGATATCGACAGCTTCATATTCAGTAATGTCAAAAGAAAAGGTGTTCGCCGGAACAATTCACAGCCAGAAGCCAAATCCCGCGTCCTGATCGTTGATGATTCGATCAATACGGGCAATCAGATGCGGATCATACAGAGCCGGCTGGTTGAATTTCAGGATCGTTTCGACTTTGTATTTTGCGCTGTCTATGGCGTGTCCAGTGAAACGCCAGCAGATATCGGATCTCTGGTTCTTTCAATTGTGCCACAGCCACGTGTTTTTCAGTGGAACTATCGCAACCATATCATTGCTGAAAGCTGCTGTTTTGACATGGATGGTGTCCTGTGTGTGGACCCACCAGAAGAGAAGAATGACGACGGCCCTCTCTATCGTGACTACATTCTGAATGCGCCACCGCTTTTCATCCCCAAAAAGAAGATCAGCGCGATTGTAACCTCACGACTGGAACGTTATCGGAAGGAAACCGTCGAATGGCTCGACAAGGCGGGCGTTCAATATGGTGAACTCATCATGCTGGATCTCCCAACAGCTGAGGAGCGTCGGCGGCTGCGTGCACACGCCCCCTTCAAGGCTGAAGTATATAGCGGCAGAGATGAACTCCTGTTTGTCGAGAGCAACTGGAAACAGACCAAAGCCATAGCGCTGGCGACGGACAAGCCTGTTCTGTGTACCGAGAACGATGCATTCCTCAGTGGCAAAGCCCACGTTTCATCGCTCGACAAGAATGGCCAACTGTTCAGCTATGACCAGATCAATATTGAGCAGGAACTGCGCACTGAGGTGGCAGACCTCAGTGAGCGACTGAGCATGGCCGTTCCTGAGCTGGAACGTGAGCTCGGCAGCCTTCTGAAGGACAAGCCGCACAAGAAGCAGAGAGTGGCCAATGCCTTTGCCAAGGAAAGAACCCTCAAGAAGGTGCTGAAGTCATCCAAGGAAAAAGTCCCTCCCCTGAAGTCCAAGGGAGAGACCATGCGTGTGCTGATGATCAGCCGGTCGTTTGACCCGAAGGTTGGGGCAGGCGCCGCAATGTCCAGCCAACGCCTCCGCGGCTGCCTTCAGCAGCATGGGCTGGAAGTCATCTCACTCAGCCTCGAGAATATTGCGCCAGCGAGGAACGCCAAGGCGGCGCAGCCGATCAAGGGAACTAATATCGGATACTGGGCCAGCTATCAGGATCTCGATCATTCAGCAAAACTGCGGAACCGGATTGATCTGATTGACCCGGATGTGATCATTCTGGGGGCTGTTGACAGCGGCATTCTGACAGTCGCCGACCTCGCTCTGATCAACAAGCCGATCGTCTGGATTGCCAGAGATAACTGGTCACATACGGGTGGTTGCCTTTTCAAGCTTGAGCCGGAAGCGGTTCTCACAGCAAGCAATGTAAATGAGCAGTTCCTCGGCTCTCTGATCTGCGATCAGTACAAGTCTGGCTGCCGATCTTGTCCTGCTTTTAACCACAATGAAGACAGCCCAAGGGCAGCTCTGCAATATCAGCTCAAGAAGATATTCCTTGAATACAGGAAGGATATTGTCTTTGCGCCCATTTCGAGCTGGCTGCACAAGTTCATGGAAGACGCACCGCTGACTGCGGATCACAAGATCATTACGATCAACAATCCGATCGACTTGCAGACAGTCAGAAAGCTGCCGTCGGACAAAACCACACTGCGGCACAAGCTCGGCCTTCCCGCTGACAAGAAGATTGTTCTGCTGAATGCTCACAGGCTGGAAAACCCAAGAAAAGGGTTCCAGGTTATTCTTGACCAGCTGCCCCGGACAAAATCCCTGAGTGATGTTCTGTTCGTTGTAATGGGAAGCCTGAAGAAGTCCGAGATTCCGAGCGAGCTGCGCCACCAGTTCCATGCCTTCGATTTTATATCAGATGAGCAGATAAAGCTGGAGATCTACAACAGTGTTGATGCTGTGGTTGTTCCTGCCCTGCAGGAAAGCCTGTCAGTCGTCGCATCAGACGCGATTGCAACCGGTGTCCCGGTGATTGCATTTGATGGTAGCGGTCTGACCGACCTGGTCGAGCATAAGAAAAACGGCTGGCTGGCTCCGGCTTTCGATGCAAGAGAGCTATTTAACGGGCTGCAATGGGTTCTGTTCGAGGCAGATGCAGCACAGCTTCAGGAAGCCTGTCTTGCAAAGGCAAAGGCGGTTCTGTCGAGCGACGTCAATACGAAAAAGGTCATTGCAGCCTGTGAAGAGGCCATCAAGCAGCACAAAGAGCTCTCATACAACAGCGATTTTGCTGAGATGCTTTCTGATATCCTCAATGAGTTCAACGAGATATCTCTGTTTGAGCACCAGGCCAGACGCTATGTGGAAAAGCAGCTCAAGGGTAATGCCCCCGTCGCGGCTCCCAAGCCACCGGTACAGTCCGGGAAACTTCACTACGGTTTCCTTGGCTGGCGACGGGTGTTCATTCCGTTTATCCGAAGGGTCGTAAAGAAGCATGGGAAACCAGGCGACCTGGAAGCCTTTGGAAAAGACCCTGTCGGCTTCATGTATCGTCTGAAAAGTCCGAAATACGTCAAGATCCGCGAAATTCTGTTTCCCCAGTAA
- a CDS encoding Maf-like protein, producing MTDRPKLILASGSARRLALLQQVGIEPDHIRPADIDETPQKREMPRALAKRLSLTKAEVAMREARIDSVFDDSFLISADTVVAVGRRILPKAETMEEAEHCMRLLSGRQHRVYTGLAVATPKGKVRQKIVETRVRFKRLTGRDLDAYLAAGEWRGKAGGYAIQGIAGSFVLKLVGSYTNVVGLPLRETMALLEGNGFPVHDGWDSIV from the coding sequence ATGACAGATCGGCCCAAACTGATTCTCGCGTCCGGCTCTGCCCGGCGGCTCGCCCTTCTGCAACAGGTCGGGATCGAACCGGATCACATCCGCCCTGCAGATATTGACGAGACACCGCAGAAGCGCGAGATGCCACGTGCCCTTGCCAAGCGCCTGTCTCTGACCAAGGCGGAAGTGGCGATGCGGGAAGCGCGGATTGATTCCGTCTTTGATGACAGCTTTCTGATTTCCGCTGATACCGTGGTGGCCGTAGGGCGTCGTATTCTGCCCAAGGCAGAGACCATGGAAGAGGCCGAGCATTGCATGCGCCTTCTGTCCGGTCGTCAGCACCGGGTCTATACAGGCCTTGCAGTGGCAACACCGAAGGGCAAGGTCCGGCAGAAGATCGTCGAGACCCGCGTCCGCTTCAAGCGCCTGACCGGTCGTGATCTGGACGCCTATCTGGCCGCCGGAGAATGGCGCGGCAAGGCCGGTGGCTATGCTATCCAGGGTATTGCAGGCAGTTTTGTTCTGAAGCTTGTCGGCTCTTATACCAATGTGGTCGGGCTGCCCCTGCGCGAGACCATGGCGCTCTTGGAAGGCAATGGCTTTCCCGTTCATGACGGTTGGGATTCGATCGTCTAA
- the infA gene encoding translation initiation factor IF-1, protein MAKEDVLEFPGVVTELLPNATFRVKLENDHEIIAHTAGRMRKNRIRVLAGDKVLVEMTPYDLTKGRITYRYK, encoded by the coding sequence ATGGCGAAAGAAGACGTACTCGAATTTCCCGGAGTCGTGACCGAACTCCTTCCGAACGCAACATTCCGCGTTAAACTCGAAAATGACCACGAGATCATTGCCCACACGGCAGGCCGCATGCGCAAGAATCGCATCCGCGTTCTGGCGGGCGACAAGGTTCTGGTGGAAATGACCCCTTACGATCTGACCAAGGGTCGCATCACCTATCGCTACAAGTAA
- a CDS encoding UPF0262 family protein, with the protein MAGAADSGDTATERPTGRLVDISLDEETIGRATPDIEHERAIAIYDLIEENTFQPEGHTEGPYKLKLAIKDKRLILDIRQENEAEVVLHMLSLTPFRRVIKDYFLICESYFEAIKTATPSKIEAVDMGRRGLHNEGSRILQERLEGKVSVDFDTARRLFTLICALYWRG; encoded by the coding sequence ATGGCTGGGGCAGCAGACAGCGGCGATACAGCAACAGAACGACCCACGGGGCGACTGGTTGATATCAGTCTGGATGAGGAAACGATTGGCCGTGCGACGCCCGATATCGAGCACGAGCGGGCCATCGCCATCTATGATCTGATCGAGGAAAACACGTTCCAGCCTGAAGGCCATACCGAGGGCCCTTACAAGCTGAAACTGGCAATCAAGGACAAGCGCCTGATTCTCGATATCCGCCAGGAAAATGAGGCAGAAGTGGTTCTGCACATGCTGTCCCTCACCCCGTTCCGACGGGTTATCAAGGACTACTTCCTCATCTGCGAGAGTTACTTCGAGGCCATCAAGACCGCAACGCCCAGCAAGATTGAAGCAGTCGACATGGGTCGCCGGGGTCTTCACAATGAAGGCTCACGCATTCTGCAGGAGCGGCTTGAAGGCAAGGTCTCTGTTGACTTTGACACGGCCCGACGCCTGTTCACCCTGATCTGCGCTCTGTACTGGAGAGGGTAA
- a CDS encoding DUF2948 family protein: MDTLKLAALDQDDLNVISVYTQDAVMKVGDLSYQPKDKQFMVAMNRFVWEKAGDDTTKKSNFERRRSALHFDRVLGVKAHNIRQDAKDAVLELLAVQFEGNGSDDPAGHILLHFAGGGAIRLNVECVEAQLCDLGAAWETGSRPEHPEE; encoded by the coding sequence ATGGATACCCTCAAACTCGCAGCCCTTGATCAGGACGATCTCAATGTGATCTCCGTCTATACCCAGGATGCGGTGATGAAAGTGGGTGATCTCTCTTATCAGCCGAAGGACAAGCAGTTCATGGTGGCCATGAACCGGTTCGTCTGGGAAAAAGCCGGTGACGACACCACAAAGAAGTCAAATTTTGAACGCCGTCGCTCTGCCCTGCATTTTGACCGTGTGCTGGGTGTAAAGGCTCACAATATCCGCCAGGATGCGAAAGATGCGGTTCTCGAACTGCTGGCCGTTCAGTTTGAAGGCAACGGGTCAGATGACCCTGCCGGTCATATTCTGCTGCACTTCGCCGGTGGTGGTGCCATTCGCCTGAATGTGGAATGTGTGGAGGCCCAGCTTTGTGATCTGGGTGCAGCCTGGGAAACCGGCTCTCGCCCCGAACATCCTGAAGAGTGA
- the hisD gene encoding histidinol dehydrogenase produces the protein MAKRLDSRSPSFDADYLALLNTKREISEDVDATVRGILTAVKERGDAALIDYTRTFDRLDLSETGIAITKNEIKAARAQVDQATYDALLLARDRIESHHKRQLPKDDRYTDALGVELGSKWTALESVGLYVPGGTASYPSSVLMNAVPAKVAGVDRLVMVVPTPDGVINPLVLVAADLAGVDEVYRIGGAQAVGALAYGTETIQPVAKIVGPGNAYVAAAKRQVFGTVGIDMIAGPSEVLVLADGNNNPDWIAIDLLAQAEHDTAAQSVLITDSTELADAVEAAVDRHLATLPRSEIAGASWRDYGAIILVDDLDSAIPLVDRMAPEHLEIATDDPEPLLAKVRNAGAVFLGHHTPEAVGDYVGGSNHVLPTARSARFSSGLSVLDFVKRTSILRCNPDNLRQIGPAAMALADAEGLQAHGRSVAIRLNL, from the coding sequence GTGGCCAAACGTCTGGATTCCCGTTCGCCCTCCTTTGATGCCGACTATCTGGCTCTTCTGAATACCAAGCGCGAAATCTCCGAAGATGTGGACGCGACCGTTCGCGGCATTCTGACTGCCGTGAAGGAGCGGGGTGATGCGGCGTTGATCGACTATACCCGGACCTTTGACCGTCTGGACCTGTCCGAGACCGGTATTGCCATCACAAAAAACGAGATCAAGGCGGCCCGCGCCCAGGTGGATCAGGCAACCTACGATGCCCTGCTTCTGGCCCGGGACCGGATTGAAAGTCACCATAAACGGCAATTGCCAAAAGATGACCGCTACACGGATGCTCTTGGTGTTGAACTCGGTTCCAAATGGACGGCCCTTGAATCGGTTGGGCTCTATGTACCAGGAGGGACAGCCAGCTATCCGAGCTCTGTCCTGATGAACGCGGTTCCCGCCAAGGTCGCCGGAGTGGACCGTCTGGTCATGGTGGTGCCGACCCCTGACGGGGTGATCAACCCTCTGGTGCTGGTGGCCGCTGATCTGGCTGGCGTTGATGAAGTCTATCGCATCGGTGGAGCCCAGGCAGTGGGGGCTCTGGCCTATGGCACGGAAACCATCCAGCCGGTTGCCAAGATTGTTGGGCCTGGCAATGCCTATGTGGCCGCTGCCAAGCGCCAGGTTTTTGGCACGGTCGGCATCGACATGATTGCCGGGCCGTCAGAAGTGCTGGTTCTGGCTGATGGCAACAATAACCCGGACTGGATTGCCATCGACCTGCTGGCCCAGGCGGAACACGACACAGCCGCCCAGTCAGTCCTGATCACCGACAGCACTGAGCTGGCGGATGCGGTGGAAGCTGCTGTTGACCGGCATCTGGCAACCCTGCCCCGCTCAGAGATCGCAGGCGCAAGCTGGCGTGATTACGGCGCAATTATTCTGGTCGATGATCTGGACAGTGCCATACCTCTCGTGGACCGGATGGCACCTGAGCATCTGGAGATCGCGACAGATGATCCCGAACCACTGCTGGCCAAAGTCCGCAATGCGGGTGCTGTGTTCCTTGGTCACCACACACCGGAAGCCGTGGGAGATTATGTGGGCGGGTCGAACCATGTGCTGCCGACAGCCCGTTCTGCCCGCTTCTCATCGGGCCTGTCGGTTCTGGATTTCGTCAAAAGAACATCGATTCTGCGCTGCAATCCGGATAACCTGAGGCAGATTGGCCCAGCGGCCATGGCACTGGCGGATGCGGAAGGTTTGCAGGCGCATGGACGGTCGGTAGCGATCCGGCTCAATCTGTAA
- the yacG gene encoding DNA gyrase inhibitor YacG encodes MANRDADDSGKPEGASVEPLRKPRPCPICEKPSSREAYPFCSKRCADVDLSRWLKGSYAVPAQEEDLPDEEDEAGLY; translated from the coding sequence ATGGCAAATCGCGACGCAGATGATTCCGGGAAGCCTGAAGGGGCCTCTGTGGAGCCATTGCGCAAACCGCGCCCCTGCCCTATCTGCGAGAAACCATCCAGCCGCGAAGCCTATCCATTCTGCTCCAAGCGCTGCGCTGATGTGGACCTGAGCCGCTGGTTGAAGGGGTCATATGCCGTTCCGGCTCAGGAAGAGGACCTGCCGGATGAAGAGGATGAGGCAGGGCTCTACTGA
- a CDS encoding FkbM family methyltransferase, translating to MTSIKTFEKGIAFNASYREKWRDYLDQFNGPEIQDKYETLVAGMDSISRSTCRHHLDIIRYCLPNPLLQKLYYARGLEREILPSDVIEDLRKHGIHNIGSKQLRNLADSLELPEPCLGEMAAHSGLIFIREAALRAIKKRTVIDAGAYIGDTARLFQKIYKAGKVFAFEPNAKNNARMQELVKQWGAEKTIIPVQTGTGAEKGEIRIWGAGVGSSPIQKAGLSDDDAETISVTDIDSFVQEQHITNLELIKLDVEGSEFDTISGARETIKTQRPILLVSLYHTARDFFEIKPYIENMDLGYKFLVRKMTTDFAKEIVLICVPGK from the coding sequence TTGACCAGCATCAAGACATTTGAGAAGGGCATCGCTTTCAATGCCTCATATCGTGAAAAATGGCGCGATTATCTCGATCAGTTTAACGGGCCGGAAATTCAGGACAAATATGAGACTCTTGTTGCGGGCATGGACAGTATTTCCAGATCAACCTGTCGGCATCACTTGGATATTATAAGATATTGCCTGCCTAACCCACTCCTTCAAAAACTCTACTATGCAAGAGGACTCGAAAGAGAAATTCTGCCATCTGATGTGATTGAGGATCTGAGAAAGCACGGCATACACAATATCGGCAGCAAGCAGCTTCGAAACTTGGCCGACAGCCTTGAACTGCCCGAGCCGTGTCTGGGTGAAATGGCAGCCCATTCCGGGCTTATTTTCATCAGGGAGGCCGCTCTGAGGGCTATCAAAAAGCGGACCGTGATTGATGCCGGAGCCTATATCGGAGATACAGCACGGCTCTTCCAGAAAATATACAAAGCCGGAAAAGTTTTTGCCTTTGAACCCAATGCCAAAAACAATGCCCGTATGCAGGAACTCGTCAAGCAATGGGGCGCGGAAAAAACAATTATTCCCGTCCAAACAGGGACCGGTGCGGAGAAGGGCGAAATCAGGATTTGGGGCGCGGGCGTCGGCTCTTCACCAATTCAAAAGGCTGGCCTGTCTGATGATGACGCCGAAACCATCTCTGTCACGGATATCGATAGCTTCGTTCAAGAACAGCACATCACAAATCTCGAACTGATCAAGCTGGATGTAGAGGGCAGCGAGTTCGACACGATTTCTGGCGCACGGGAAACGATAAAAACGCAACGCCCAATCTTGCTTGTATCTCTCTACCATACCGCGCGGGACTTTTTTGAGATCAAACCGTATATAGAAAACATGGACCTTGGTTATAAATTTCTGGTGCGAAAAATGACTACAGATTTTGCAAAAGAAATCGTGCTGATCTGTGTTCCGGGGAAATAA
- a CDS encoding arsenate reductase ArsC — translation MGERPGSILFVCGMNAIRSPMAENLARHLFPSIFTQSAGVRCGERDPFVVAVMDEIGLDLSKHRPKELDELEDDYFDLIITLAPEAHHKALEFTRTMAVDVEYWPTQDPSLATGSRDQILDSYRQVRDLLQMKIGKRFTR, via the coding sequence GTGGGAGAGCGGCCAGGCTCCATTCTCTTTGTCTGCGGTATGAATGCCATCCGATCTCCGATGGCAGAGAATCTGGCGCGCCATCTGTTCCCGAGCATTTTCACCCAATCCGCTGGCGTCCGCTGTGGCGAGCGTGACCCTTTCGTTGTGGCGGTGATGGATGAAATAGGCCTTGATCTCAGCAAACACCGGCCAAAAGAGCTGGATGAGCTGGAAGACGACTATTTCGATCTCATCATCACTCTGGCACCCGAAGCCCACCACAAGGCCCTTGAATTTACGCGTACCATGGCGGTGGATGTGGAATACTGGCCAACCCAGGACCCCAGCCTAGCCACGGGTTCCCGGGATCAGATTCTCGACAGTTACCGACAGGTGCGTGACCTTCTGCAGATGAAGATCGGCAAACGCTTCACACGATAA